GTTCTTTTCTATAGCCATTTTCACCACATATATAAGACACTCTACTAGGTGTTCCGAGTTTCTCAGACTAGTCCTTGCAAACTCTCCGGCAGAACTGACATTGCGTAAAACTCCTGAGGCATTTCGAAAAACTGTGGAGTAACATGTTTCTCCTGCACAAACCGCATCCCAACCCGAGTGGGGTATAATAATGTTACTAACAATAGCATTCAAACCTTCATCAATAATCGAGCGTTTGATGTCCTCACAGGAAGACATATTCCATAGAACTCCAGTGACCAATTCCTTTACTTCTGATTCTTGTGTTCTGCACAACAAATTTACAAGCGCAGTTATGCCCCCTGCATTTTTAATTGCGcgtttattttcatcattttgtcTTCCGTAGGATAAATTTCGTAGAGCACCACATGCATTCCTTAAAAAAGGTACAGTTATAAATAATCTCAAACGACTTAGCAAAACGTGCTATATTCTAACTTAAATGAATCGATTTGTATCttcatttttatcaatattttgatttgtacTTGTTACGCATGTTGTTTTTACAAGTTATATTATTTGTGTGGTTTGCATCTAGCTTTAATGCAAACTTTCTTTAGGAAATAAATGACAtgaaacaaatattgaaaatatcttACTTGTGAATCTCTGGAACATCGTACGATAGCAGACGTACAAGCGGCGGGATTCCACCCAGAGTCCGAGTTCGCTGCTTGTTTGGATCATCCATATAACATAGGTGCTGTAAATAAGCTGCTGCGTTtgctttaatttcattatttggaTTGTTCAAAAAACTTATAACTTCTGAAAGATTTGGGTCACGCCATCTCATTGTTGAACATATGTCACTTCCTGAACCTTCCATGAGCAAATGTTTTGAATCTCTTATGTGTGAAACCGCGTCCATTGGTGTTAGAGTAAGTTGTGCCATTTTACTTTGATAATCAGTATGACCATCGTAAGTCCTTGCTACATCCGAAGGAAGTGCTGATTCTGAACCATTGAGATTGCTGTCAAATAGTAATGGCCTTGGTGAGTAAGAATTAGTGTTGCCAGCTTCAATGGGAAAATCAAAATTAACTTCTGATACATATCCGTAAGCAATGGTGGGATTCTCAATATAGTGGGATTCGACGGGGCAAGCATTTAGACCATAGTCTGGCATTTCATCATATTGTGAGGCTTGCATGTATCTCACAGTAGAGACTGACGAGCGTTCTTGTATAACAGGCTCATTCTGTTCCTGCGAAGAGGCAAGTTGTCCTTGTGGTCCAATTAAATTAGGTGCATTGTGATCCGATCCATATGAACATTGGCCCCCTGCTCTTGAAAGTGCCAACTCAGGAGACTTGGTGACGTATATTGAGGAGTTTGGGTACCGCGATTGATATTGTTCATAATCTTGTAGAGCTGTATATTGGCAATTCAATTCAGCTTCATTAAACGTTggtggatccatttttttgctttttccccACAATATTAGATAGAATTTAATCTACAGaccataaataacaaaaaatattaaaaactggaGTAAGATATGAACATCTGATAATGTCTGAGTCTAGTAATATccttataaatattaattaaaataaatctggCAGGCTTATTCCGTAAAGTAGCTACACGTATTTGTGAGTGCAGGGGCTTTGGAAATATGTTCCTACATGAAGATATTTATATcaatttacaaatattatatctacaacaaagccaacaaatatatatatattgcgaattgaacaaatattcaaaaaggtGTTATTGCTTTTTTGGGCAGaagtatattttcaaaaagaagatacacaaaaaaatcatttatataaaataggTTTTTTCAGCATATcgattttaatcaatttttgttattatatagCATTAACAAAGCTTTCGAAAGCAAAACAcagcagaaaaaattcaaacatacatacacgtatgtaagtaaatatgtataaacaaaCAGTTTAAATAGTTTTGCTACCGTATCTAATTTAGTAGAGCTGATAGCTCTGGCAACTAATGCTCAttgattatattaacatttatgtttatttcattttgttaatgaaccttatttagttttaaaaccAATTAAAGTTCGTTATGAATATCTGCTGTATAGCTTACCAATCACGTCATGTTGAGAGTTTCTTTTGTATTACGGGTGTGGTAAAACACTTAAATGTCCAAGTTTCTTTTTGCGTAAGATTATTGATTTTTCACCAAATAACTGAGTACTTAATTTTGTTAACTCAAACACTAAAGTTACAACTTTTCCGTTAGCAGATTTTAAGAGATGCTTATTTAAAACTTAATGAATGCTTGATTCGGGATAGTTTATTCACACAAAATCAGTTCACTATTTACAAATTGGAGATTCTACTATACTTCCAGCAGTGTGGCTATGCATTTTTTTACCGATTCTTAGACACTAGCAAATTTTTTGGACAATGTCACCTGAAGCGAATTCAgatttagttaatttaattgaCCGAAATATCATTTTTAGTAGATTTGACTTTGATTTAATCCACAGAAAACTATATCcaacttaataaaaagtaattcaTGGGAAAATGCTTTGGTTATAGAATATGTAGGATGCCTCaaataccaatttttaaaaCGATACCAAACAGGgtttgaagcaaaaaataaaatataaaggaaatacaaaatgaTACGTTATTATATCGTATTTATTGGCGTTTTCTTGAGTATTTCTGTGGACtaatatttggaaataaaatttaattatttattacatacattattcattattcattataatTGTGAATTTAAAAACACAGGAGATTGCTTCCAAGCAATGTTGAATTGAGAAGATTAGATTGCTTCTAAGCAGTGTTGAGTTTAActgattaaaagaaaaatgtttgttgtgACCAGATGATGTAAATTGAGGGAATAAACCCCACCAACTGGAAAGAGGGCAGTCTAAAGTTTAACAAAAGTCCTGCACTCTTTTCTAACGACTCTATGTTACAGACTCTTGGGGAGCTGTTTGAAAATGGTGTAAAAAATTCTGCGAAgttatttaaaagtaaaacctTAACGGGCGAAAACCattgatttataaatatatgtatgtctttGATTTGTCgaagaaaatgttttaatatttgttaattGTTAATACCCGTTAATTGTCACATCAATTGTAAGCAGgattgtacacacacacactgtcTTGCCTCGGTGTCATCggcaaaaaaactgcatttgaagGTATTCATATAATTCgtgattttacaatttaactcgcatttctttatttttattggtttgtttaatttaaaaaatttaaatctgaaTATcacaatattaataatattatgtaatgcagtaataatattattatcttcCTCTTGTTCATTTATTCGCAGCACTAATGTCATTGGGGTttaaaatcgcaaaaaatgaAGTAGCACTACCTTCGGAAAGCACTACTTCTGTATCCTGTGTACCGTGAGATAAGCCGGCTATCGACATTTTTATATCGTACGACTCGTTCTgtgttccaaaatttcagctgaGACCATATAGCcggaattaaacatttttatagcaCAAGCATAAGTTCGGATTGTAAttgcaaaatataaattaatagtaTTGTGCGACCTACGTACATTTAGCCTTGTTCTTCAACTTCGTTTTACGGTTTATAgcaatggttttttattttaaaagcaatGTTGTATCGCCACCAGCCTTAATTTACATGGGAAAAGATAAGCATGAAAGTAAATATCTGGTTGTGGGTGTTTACATTTGGATGCAGAgtatgaatattaatatttgtaattaattaatGTTCGTAGGTTAGCTCTGGCCTACGTAAAGCGCGGTATAAATAACTCACATTGGTGAGAAATCTGTACAAAACCTATAACTATGCTTACATCTTTCATCCCTCGCATCTTATGTATTATTTTCGTGTCTTAAATTCCGCATGCGAGCAGTTTCTATTTTAACAttgtatttgaagaaaaaaagcgCCTATTGAACCGGTCACCCCTAATATTCATATTCACACCCTCTATAAACATATTGAATATTCATTATCATTATAAAAAACTTGTAAGGTTTTATTGAACCGGTCACCCCTAATATTCATATTCACACCCTCTATAAACATATTGAATATTCATTATCATTATAAAACACTTGTAAGGTTTTAAGTGATTTATGTGATTATTTCCAGATGAGGAACTTATACGATGGGGTTGGCCAGAAGATGTTTGGTTTCATGTTCATAATTACTCTTCTGCGCACGTGTACTTGAGACTCAAAGAGGTACGTTCTTATGTTAAAagaaatgtatatataatttgcgcgtacaccctttttgggtgtttggccgagctcctcctattagtggtgtgcgtcttgatgttgttccacaaaaaaaatttaccacagTTTAAACTGTAATCTAATAATGATACAATTCTGATCTTAAGACCATAGTACACAtctatattgtaatatttaaaaaaaaaataaattaattaattaataaaagaagGGCTTGAATCCACATAATCATAATTCCTCTATCTTTTGACGTGGGGTACGATTTAGTTAATTTCCCAATGACTTGTGTCCGCGTcttgacattttttaacaagggacctacagttttaagccggctccgaagggcagatattttttatgaggcgcttttacatggcagaaatacactcagaagttTGCCATGGCCTGTCGAGGcgggaccgctattagaaaaacccttttttaaccttcacgTTGTTCGAACCAAcattctccgaattccgaatggtagtaatgCACCAatacattcggctacggcggccactatgtacatatgtatatatgcaatgGTCTTTGTACGTAGGGTTTTTTGGTCTAAATAGCATCCCATTTTCAAACGGCGCTCAGGGATCTGTAAAGGTCTAAGTTTAAGGAGGTACTTTTCTTAAATGTTTGACTATCTCTTCACTATGTGGGGCTTTAAATACCGCGCTACATTGCCCTTCTCCCTTCATTCCAAAATCAGCCGgtaaaaaaagtaattcacATCACAAAACAActtacttaaatttattaaaaaataatttattgcaaagtgctaaaaagttggatatttCGATTCTAACGTTATCTTCTCCAAACCCAAATTAAATGTTTCAATCATGAGTTATctttaatgctgaaaacagtgaatgatgtaaacgcagtcccctgtcagctgttacgatcaaactaatgagaactccatgtaaatgaaaaattccttccttccgtatcgtagtatcgtagagtTTATCTTAACTGTCCCCATGTGGTTGAAACGCCAACGCAATCGTCCAATCACAatgtaattgaaattgaaatttaagaaaacgTCGCGTAAACAACTAACAAAAATCGTGTAAGTTCAATGCAGTTTcgtctaaaataaaattttcataaaatttgaagaaatttttaagtttacttaAACACACGAAATAAGCTATGAACTTATTTGCTGAATGTATCTTtgaatgtttcagtttttttgaaaatacaacTTATGTAATAAACGTAATAGATTGTTTATACTAATTTCTTTTAAAGGGTCAAGCTATAGATGATATTCCACAGGCTCTCGTTAATGACGCTGCACAGTTGGTGAAATATAACAGCATTCAAGGAAATAAAATCAACAATATAGATGTCGTTTACACATTATGGTCGAACCTTAAAAAAACACCAGATATGGATGTTGGCCAAATAGgttatttttgcgaaaaaagtgtaaaaaaaatccgcGTTGAGAAAAGAGTAAATGAAATTGTGAATCGtctaaataaaacgaaaaccGAAGATTATCCAGATTTACGTCGTCAAAGGGAAGGGCGTGATGCCgaagagaaaaaggaaaagaaacacattttaaaagCTCAGCAGGAAAGGGAAGAAGAAGACATTAAGCGCCGAAGGGCAGAAGCGGAAAGTCGTAGTTACGATAAATTATTTAAGCCCGAAAGCATGTCTAGCAATTATGATGATGGAAATGATTCGGATGATTTTAtgtaacaataaaatataatatataaatcttTATTCACTAATGTGCTTCAGTAGTAAATTTATTACTTTCTTCTACCAAGTATCTTCTTAATTGTTGCGATAACCGTTAACTCgagtttggccgagtttaacaaagcgcgctagttggtgtactttcaaagccggagcgtttgtatccatttggacgacatgacccagccaacgtagccgctggatctttattcgttcaCATATgacagattacctgcaaaattgacaatcagctgtcaatactgttgttaaagggtttttttatggaaattattttggtggaatatttcggtgattttagtttgtttaattacaccgcgttacacacattctgtcctatgaaccaaatatactttttcggaaaggggataaaaaataaaaatgcacgtgtatcggcgattttcatgtacacgtcaaaatttttttattttttttattttataactttaaacgagcaattcttgtatgcatatccgtatagccacacgatctcaggattagcttaacggatttgaatgaaattgggcacacagatagtgtatcacatttctagacttttcaactaggtgttgccactgacaatgtttcacagttcgaaattaaaaaaaaaattgcatgagatatgccgatgtgggtattaaaagaaaggtatttcactccgcattacaatagagatataaaaccccgaattttttcattaattttattatattaaaattaaaaattgttacattaaacttaggccttttatttttgcgtttgtaagcatttgtgtcagtttttttaaaatcagccgccactatattccactgcttaaagcgtgatgcaaagagttcggctgctctctttgacaaatttccttctcgtacaaggtcattgaagtcggcttgcgttactaaatgcggcactgcagtcccaagttcactgggtgttggtacaaattccgatacttctggttccccgcatctcgcattcgatgcaagaaatgttgatagaATTGTTGGTGTTACTGTTagttctccatcccttaattcgggaacatcatcaaaaatctccattgaagccgctatacgttcttctggtgagtacagaaccgctggaataaccgattctacattagcgtagtgaattttgttgcggcgaaagtattggtaccctttagtttgagtaaaagttacgcaaaagtagtacagttcactgcagtgcttCGTACGTagtagccaaattgttggtacagagtactttattgttgaccttccatcagtaaacttgcataaatttctatagcaatagtcgcacacgatttccggagtataccacaagtaaggaacataagcagtcttgaatattttctgaaacgagtctgcctgcagaaattcagcgcgattggatcacggaacaagggttaaaaattgatccaaagtttttcacacaggcggactatcatctcgatcgaaagacctgccgactttgtttccgcggatcactgGTCACAcatcaactttaacaaagctgattggaccagattcgcgaaatttactgaggacatcttcgcagccctacccactcccaccgacgtgcgcgcaggcgaacgcgcgttccgcaaggcgatcacagccgccgcggctcgcttcatacccgctggacggatccgggacttacgtcccaatttcccagccgaaACAGCTGTTCTGGCGAATGAACGTGAtcgcctacgccaggccgatcccggggatcctcgaataaaggaggatccggcaactggtaacccgacataagcggaccaaatgggtagagcatctgaagtcctgtaacttcacctctggtgtgagcaagctctggtccaccgtaaggtccctgtcgaacccgacgaagcaaaacgacaaggtggatatcaccttcaacggtcgtacttcgtcggacccgaagagatgcgcgagctattttagccggcaatttatactgcatcctccggtcgacagatccaaacgttgtgccaccagacggttGCGCAAACTGCCATACAAGAGTGCACCGCTTACTTtcaccagcgacgaggttcTGGGGGCTATCAAACACatgaaaccatcaaaagccattgaccctgacggactaaacatgctgatgatgaaaaagctgggtccattgggagtagaataccTCACCAAGGTCTTCAAGCTGTCT
The sequence above is drawn from the Anastrepha obliqua isolate idAnaObli1 chromosome 4, idAnaObli1_1.0, whole genome shotgun sequence genome and encodes:
- the LOC129243835 gene encoding coiled-coil domain-containing protein 25; this encodes MVFYFKSNVVSPPALIYMGKDKHENEELIRWGWPEDVWFHVHNYSSAHVYLRLKEGQAIDDIPQALVNDAAQLVKYNSIQGNKINNIDVVYTLWSNLKKTPDMDVGQIGYFCEKSVKKIRVEKRVNEIVNRLNKTKTEDYPDLRRQREGRDAEEKKEKKHILKAQQEREEEDIKRRRAEAESRSYDKLFKPESMSSNYDDGNDSDDFM
- the LOC129243834 gene encoding catenin delta-2 encodes the protein MDPPTFNEAELNCQYTALQDYEQYQSRYPNSSIYVTKSPELALSRAGGQCSYGSDHNAPNLIGPQGQLASSQEQNEPVIQERSSVSTVRYMQASQYDEMPDYGLNACPVESHYIENPTIAYGYVSEVNFDFPIEAGNTNSYSPRPLLFDSNLNGSESALPSDVARTYDGHTDYQSKMAQLTLTPMDAVSHIRDSKHLLMEGSGSDICSTMRWRDPNLSEVISFLNNPNNEIKANAAAYLQHLCYMDDPNKQRTRTLGGIPPLVRLLSYDVPEIHKNACGALRNLSYGRQNDENKRAIKNAGGITALVNLLCRTQESEVKELVTGVLWNMSSCEDIKRSIIDEGLNAIVSNIIIPHSGWDAVCAGETCYSTVFRNASGVLRNVSSAGEFARTSLRNSEHLVECLIYVVKMAIEKNNIGNKTVENCVCILRNLSYRCQEVEDPNYDKQPMPIQSRPQSNSYKGENLGCFGTSKKKKEAAQSEHQTENNYTPSTSKNSVPNSSSHKRYELLWQPEVVQYYLALLQSCSNPETLEAAAGAIQNLSACYWQPSIDIRATVRKEKGLPILVELLRMEVDRVVCAVATALRNLAIDQRNKELIGKYAMRDLVQKLPTGNPQHDQNTSDDTITAVLATINEVIKKNPEFSRSLLDAGGVDRLLSITKQRQKYTSCVLKFASQVLFTMWQHHELRDVYKKNGWKEQDFVSKSFTAHNISPNSPNNVNNTLNRPMASQGRTRYEDRTIQRAPNNTARNNTGNDFTSCNESPLLCQLVDDASSNGVGNDTYQRRNQNPQAAMYIPIMEGGRNHSN